TGGCCTTTTTTCCTGTTCGGGTACATGACGATTCTCGCATATATCTCTTCGTTTATCGTTTTTCAGGCCGGCAAAGCGTTCGGATGGACCTAGTGAAGATTCGAAATCTATCCTTGACGTTCCGCATACAGAGCCTGTAAAACGATCTCGGTCATCTTTTTTGGAAAATTGAATGAAGCGTATCCCGCCAAATCTTAAAATCATCGGCTTTTATTCCGCAGGAATATTTTTACTTTTAACGATATTTAGAATCGTCCTTCTTCTGGTCTATTTCGACAAAATCGATAATTCTCCATGGAGAGATATATTGCTTTCGTTTTTGATCGGAATCCGCTTTGATCTTTCCGTTACCGCGATCACGATCGGCCCATTCTGGCTGCTATCCAGCTTTTATTTCGGCAATCGCTGGAAATCCTACCGCTATGCCTGGGGCATCCCGCCGATCATACTGCTTATGTGGATGTTCGGACATCTGATCGGCGATACGATTTATTACGGAGAAGCGAATAAGCATCTCGGCTATGAAGGTTTCGTATTTTTAGGTAAAGACTTTCTTGTGATTCTTTCCGCAGCAATGCAAAACGCGCCGGCGTTGGTTGTAAGTGGTCTGTTTATAATTTTTTTCGGACTCCCTTTGCTAATCTGGTCCTTCATAAAATGGAACGGTTATCGATTCTCGGTCGATAACAGGACAGCGGAGCTGATTCAGATTCCGATTTCAATTTTGGTCGTATTTTTGCTATTTCGAGGGGGCATCCAGTCGCGACCGTTGCGATCAACCGAGGCTATACATTCACAAAACGGGTTCTTAAATAACCTGCCATTGAACGGCGTATTTACCACTTTGATGGATCTAAAGTCCACGGCAATTTCTCCTAACCTAAAACTCCCCCATTCCGAATCGCTCGCGATCGTTAAAGATGAAATCGATTATCCGGGAGCAAATTTCATCGACGATCGATATCCGATTCTACGAGAAACAAAAGAGACGAGACCGGGAACTCCTCCCAACATCGTGATCATTCTACTCGAAAGTTGGACCGGAAAATTCATCCGCCCCAACGGAAGCGGGATGATCGAAGGGAAGGAATTGACTCCGAATTTTAATTCCCTCGTTGCAACGGGTAAGTATTTTCCTCATTTCTTTGCTACAGGAGGAAGAACGACTAACGGTCTTTTATCCATTCTCACCGGCATTCCCGACAGACCGGGAATTACCGTAATTCGTACGCACCAGGTTCTTGGTAATTTCGGAGGACTCGGAACCGTATTAAAGCAGGCGGGTTATAGTACGCTATTTGTCCATGGTGGCGACATAGGTTTCGATAATATGAGTTTTCTTTTTC
The sequence above is a segment of the Leptospira fainei serovar Hurstbridge str. BUT 6 genome. Coding sequences within it:
- a CDS encoding LTA synthase family protein, with the protein product MKRIPPNLKIIGFYSAGIFLLLTIFRIVLLLVYFDKIDNSPWRDILLSFLIGIRFDLSVTAITIGPFWLLSSFYFGNRWKSYRYAWGIPPIILLMWMFGHLIGDTIYYGEANKHLGYEGFVFLGKDFLVILSAAMQNAPALVVSGLFIIFFGLPLLIWSFIKWNGYRFSVDNRTAELIQIPISILVVFLLFRGGIQSRPLRSTEAIHSQNGFLNNLPLNGVFTTLMDLKSTAISPNLKLPHSESLAIVKDEIDYPGANFIDDRYPILRETKETRPGTPPNIVIILLESWTGKFIRPNGSGMIEGKELTPNFNSLVATGKYFPHFFATGGRTTNGLLSILTGIPDRPGITVIRTHQVLGNFGGLGTVLKQAGYSTLFVHGGDIGFDNMSFLFPHWGFDTIVGREEMRQKNEYTSGAWGYFDEDVLDELQKRMSATKPPFLAISLTLTTHYPYEVPKKDFEIFPNSVQDYDYFNTYHYSDWALGKFMEKVRKSPYFDNTIFVFVADHTHHRNLNPYEDRNIPLLLYSPKYIKPGIDARISSQLDVLPTILGLVGKKLKFAAMGRDLLSDREEGKAYFAFSSVIGWIENDISFYRFTDGDLRDATPFSPAKKTNFCKASQSICDQYEKKAKAFFNLSYELLNSNSIYPPKEK